Proteins from one Vanessa atalanta chromosome 15, ilVanAtal1.2, whole genome shotgun sequence genomic window:
- the LOC125069483 gene encoding zinc finger protein 774 isoform X1 translates to MALASSVSLYYSIVQRAARHYLEDYCHTDTTAPYVLYKDGVERAPPGTQWGGAVLDGGYQAMQHQSPGGPSPQPEPQLASPAPSPYPPAPPPPDQSADEAAQQLAQQQAQQQAQQQAQQQQTSPDHLQVDQQLQNQPQPTAQDHLDRTPCFVPQPDLQQQYATPYFKETRPTSHMLGTGGFPLHYLKQNGGVLSLEGPLDQYATPDLRHLPDIVQPEPPKPRKHNPNSELRLFKCLTCGKDFKQKSTLLQHERIHTDSRPYGCPECGKRFRQQSHLTQHLRIHANEKPYACVYCPRSFRQRAILNQHLRIHSGEKPYTCGECGKHFRQKAILNQHVRTHQDVSPHLIFKNGTTPTLWPQDVPFPPDENKEEVQSTYGDTDGQNGEQRGSCFSPGDTAQYPAYFKDTKGLNHAVFGSSLSLQYLKGGKLPDVLGGRAMPLYVRCPICQKEFKQKSTLLQHGCIHIESRPYPCPECGKRFRQQSHLTQHLRIHTNEKPYGCVYCPRFFRQRTILNQHLRIHTGEKPYKCTQCGKDFRQKAILDQHTRTHQGDRPFCCPMPNCRRRFATEPEVKKHIDNHMNPHAAKARRADAKTPRPLPPAAAVVKPELYFPQCYAPPFQQFPATSATEFKPAVGPGSAVACLPAQ, encoded by the exons ATGGCGCTTGCATCTTCTGTGAGCCTGTACTACTCAATCGTGCAGCGGGCGGCGAGGCACTACCTAGAAGATTATTGTCACACAG ATACGACAGCGCCTTATGTGCTATATAAGGATGGAGTGGAACGCGCTCCGCCTGGTACGCAATGGGGTGGCGCTGTTTTGGACGGAGGCTATCAAGCCATGCAACATCAGAGCCCTGGTGGACCCTCACCGCAGCCCGAGCCACAACTCGCCTCTCCAGCCCCTTCACCCTATCCTCCCGCACCACCGCCTCCAGATCAATCGGCGGATGAGGCAGCTCAGCAACTTGCCCAGCAACAAGCTCAACAACAAGCCCAACAACAGGCTCAGCAACAACAAACATCACCAGATCATTTGCAAGTCGATCAACAGCTGCAAAATCAACCACAACCTACGGCGCAGGATCATCTCGACAGAACTCCTTGCTTCGTTCCACAGCCGGACTTACAACAACAATACGCCACGCCCTACTTCAAAGAAACGAGGCCGACTAGTCACATGCTTGGCACCGGTGGATTCCCGTTGcattacttaaaacaaaatggcgGAGTTCTTTCACTAGAGGGTCCGCTGGATCAGTATGCAACGCCAGACTTACGACATTTACCAGACATCGTACAACCGGAGCCACCCAAGCCTCGGAAACACAATCCGAACTCTGAACTTCGTCTATTCAAGTGCCTGACCTGCGGCAAAGACTTCAAGCAAAAATCAACATTGCTACAGCACGAGCGGATCCACACGGACTCGAGGCCTTACGGATGCCCGGAGTGCGGCAAGCGGTTTCGTCAGCAGTCCCACCTGACGCAGCACCTGCGCATCCACGCGAACGAGAAACCGTACGCGTGTGTGTACTGCCCGCGCTCGTTCCGGCAGCGCGCCATCCTCAACCAGCACCTGCGCATCCATTCCGGTGAGAAGCCATATACGTGCGGCGAGTGCGGCAAACATTTCCGCCAGAAGGCCATCCTGAACCAGCACGTCCGCACACACCAAG ACGTTTCACCGCACCTAATCTTCAAGAACGGGACGACGCCGACGTTGTGGCCCCAAGATGTACCGTTCCCTCCTGATGAGAACAAGGAGGAAGTGCAGTCGACCTATGGAGACACGGATGGGCAGAATGGTGAACAACGAGGATCTTGCTTCTCGCCAGGTGATACGGCACAATACCCCGCTTACTTCAAAGATACTAAGGGCCTTAACCATGCCGTCTTCGGTTCCAGTCTTTCACTTCAATATCTAAAAGGTGGGAAACTGCCGGACGTGTTAGGTGGTCGAGCGATGCCTCTTTATGTGCGCTGTCCAATTTGCCAAAAGgaattcaaacaaaaatcaaCGTTGCTTCAACATGGCTGCATTCATATAGAATCACGGCCATACCCGTGTCCGGAGTGTGGTAAGCGTTTCCGTCAGCAGTCACATCTAACGCAACATCTGCGCATTCACACAAATGAAAAACCTTATGGGTGTGTATATTGTCCCCGATTTTTCCGGCAACGGACAATACTGAATCAGCATCTCCGCATACATACAGGAGAGAAGCCGTACAAATGTACACAGTGTGGAAAAGATTTCAGGCAAAAGGCGATACTCGATCAACACACACGCACCCACCAGGGCGATCGACCATTCTGTTGCCCGATGCCAAATTGCCGGCGACGGTTCGCTACGGAACCGGAAGTCAAAAAACACATCGATAACCACATGAACCCGCATGCGGCGAAGGCGCGACGGGCCGATGCTAAGACTCCGAGGCCGCTGCCGCCCGCGGCGGCTGTCGTGAAACCGGAGTTGTACTTCCCGCAGTGCTACGCGCCGCCGTTCCAGCAGTTCCCTGCGACGAGCGCGACCGAGTTCAAGCCGGCCGTAGGTCCGGGCTCGGCCGTGGCGTGCCTGCCCGCGCAGTGA
- the LOC125069483 gene encoding myeloid zinc finger 1 isoform X2, whose amino-acid sequence MALASSVSLYYSIVQRAARHYLEDYCHTDTTAPYVLYKDGVERAPPGTQWGGAVLDGGYQAMQHQSPGGPSPQPEPQLASPAPSPYPPAPPPPDQSADEAAQQLAQQQAQQQAQQQAQQQQTSPDHLQVDQQLQNQPQPTAQDHLDRTPCFVPQPDLQQQYATPYFKETRPTSHMLGTGGFPLHYLKQNGGVLSLEGPLDQYATPDLRHLPDIVQPEPPKPRKHNPNSELRLFKCLTCGKDFKQKSTLLQHERIHTDSRPYGCPECGKRFRQQSHLTQHLRIHANEKPYACVYCPRSFRQRAILNQHLRIHSDVSPHLIFKNGTTPTLWPQDVPFPPDENKEEVQSTYGDTDGQNGEQRGSCFSPGDTAQYPAYFKDTKGLNHAVFGSSLSLQYLKGGKLPDVLGGRAMPLYVRCPICQKEFKQKSTLLQHGCIHIESRPYPCPECGKRFRQQSHLTQHLRIHTNEKPYGCVYCPRFFRQRTILNQHLRIHTGEKPYKCTQCGKDFRQKAILDQHTRTHQGDRPFCCPMPNCRRRFATEPEVKKHIDNHMNPHAAKARRADAKTPRPLPPAAAVVKPELYFPQCYAPPFQQFPATSATEFKPAVGPGSAVACLPAQ is encoded by the exons ATGGCGCTTGCATCTTCTGTGAGCCTGTACTACTCAATCGTGCAGCGGGCGGCGAGGCACTACCTAGAAGATTATTGTCACACAG ATACGACAGCGCCTTATGTGCTATATAAGGATGGAGTGGAACGCGCTCCGCCTGGTACGCAATGGGGTGGCGCTGTTTTGGACGGAGGCTATCAAGCCATGCAACATCAGAGCCCTGGTGGACCCTCACCGCAGCCCGAGCCACAACTCGCCTCTCCAGCCCCTTCACCCTATCCTCCCGCACCACCGCCTCCAGATCAATCGGCGGATGAGGCAGCTCAGCAACTTGCCCAGCAACAAGCTCAACAACAAGCCCAACAACAGGCTCAGCAACAACAAACATCACCAGATCATTTGCAAGTCGATCAACAGCTGCAAAATCAACCACAACCTACGGCGCAGGATCATCTCGACAGAACTCCTTGCTTCGTTCCACAGCCGGACTTACAACAACAATACGCCACGCCCTACTTCAAAGAAACGAGGCCGACTAGTCACATGCTTGGCACCGGTGGATTCCCGTTGcattacttaaaacaaaatggcgGAGTTCTTTCACTAGAGGGTCCGCTGGATCAGTATGCAACGCCAGACTTACGACATTTACCAGACATCGTACAACCGGAGCCACCCAAGCCTCGGAAACACAATCCGAACTCTGAACTTCGTCTATTCAAGTGCCTGACCTGCGGCAAAGACTTCAAGCAAAAATCAACATTGCTACAGCACGAGCGGATCCACACGGACTCGAGGCCTTACGGATGCCCGGAGTGCGGCAAGCGGTTTCGTCAGCAGTCCCACCTGACGCAGCACCTGCGCATCCACGCGAACGAGAAACCGTACGCGTGTGTGTACTGCCCGCGCTCGTTCCGGCAGCGCGCCATCCTCAACCAGCACCTGCGCATCCATTCCG ACGTTTCACCGCACCTAATCTTCAAGAACGGGACGACGCCGACGTTGTGGCCCCAAGATGTACCGTTCCCTCCTGATGAGAACAAGGAGGAAGTGCAGTCGACCTATGGAGACACGGATGGGCAGAATGGTGAACAACGAGGATCTTGCTTCTCGCCAGGTGATACGGCACAATACCCCGCTTACTTCAAAGATACTAAGGGCCTTAACCATGCCGTCTTCGGTTCCAGTCTTTCACTTCAATATCTAAAAGGTGGGAAACTGCCGGACGTGTTAGGTGGTCGAGCGATGCCTCTTTATGTGCGCTGTCCAATTTGCCAAAAGgaattcaaacaaaaatcaaCGTTGCTTCAACATGGCTGCATTCATATAGAATCACGGCCATACCCGTGTCCGGAGTGTGGTAAGCGTTTCCGTCAGCAGTCACATCTAACGCAACATCTGCGCATTCACACAAATGAAAAACCTTATGGGTGTGTATATTGTCCCCGATTTTTCCGGCAACGGACAATACTGAATCAGCATCTCCGCATACATACAGGAGAGAAGCCGTACAAATGTACACAGTGTGGAAAAGATTTCAGGCAAAAGGCGATACTCGATCAACACACACGCACCCACCAGGGCGATCGACCATTCTGTTGCCCGATGCCAAATTGCCGGCGACGGTTCGCTACGGAACCGGAAGTCAAAAAACACATCGATAACCACATGAACCCGCATGCGGCGAAGGCGCGACGGGCCGATGCTAAGACTCCGAGGCCGCTGCCGCCCGCGGCGGCTGTCGTGAAACCGGAGTTGTACTTCCCGCAGTGCTACGCGCCGCCGTTCCAGCAGTTCCCTGCGACGAGCGCGACCGAGTTCAAGCCGGCCGTAGGTCCGGGCTCGGCCGTGGCGTGCCTGCCCGCGCAGTGA